The DNA window CGGCTATAGCGGTTCCAAAATTCATGGGAATGAAACTGAATGCACATGCTGCAAGAATAATCAGTGACTATGACATGTTCAGAACCGCTCTTTACAGATATTATGCTGTGTCGGGGGAGTTTCCCAGGGATAGATATCCCGGAGGTGCCGTTCCCGAGCTTATCGAATATCTGCCTGACGGTTTCAAATACAACCTCCGACCTGAGCTGGATGTCAGATATGACTGGGAGAAATGGGTATCCAACGGGAACCCATGGTATCCCTGGACAGGTACTATTCTCGGACTGTCCGTTACTACAAGAGACAAAGCTCTTGTCA is part of the Candidatus Aegiribacteria sp. genome and encodes:
- a CDS encoding prepilin-type N-terminal cleavage/methylation domain-containing protein codes for the protein MNEQRGFTLVELMIVIIIVGILAAIAVPKFMGMKLNAHAARIISDYDMFRTALYRYYAVSGEFPRDRYPGGAVPELIEYLPDGFKYNLRPELDVRYDWEKWVSNGNPWYPWTGTILGLSVTTRDKALVNAIDGLYAGDFHYTLGNNYTFIIEAIPDN